The stretch of DNA TTCCGGGAGTGCTGCTATGCATGCCAGCCACTTCCTATGTACAGTAGCTAGCTAGACGACAATCGAGCATACAATAAACCGTTCAGGTGCTGGATATTTTGCCTAAAAAAGCAAGACACGGTCACACGAAGAAGAGCTCCGGTGCTCTCgtaaaagaaaggaaaaaactGGAAAACCATCTATAATTCTCTCTATATAAGCCTCGCCAAGCTTGTGAGAACAACCCTTCGTGCTCCTTCGGTTAAGCCCACCGTGTGCAGCACCACCAATATAATGGCCTCTGCCAAAGAAAATGTTCCTCTGGCGCCGCAGCCACAGCCTCGGCAAACCAGCAACGCgcgtcccccgccgccgcagcggccTAAGGTGGCGAACGGCGCCACCgagccggcggcgggcggcggcgtcctcAAGTGCACGTGCTTCCGCCTGCCCAGCCGCTCCAAGAAGCAGCcgtctccgcctccgcccgccgtgAAGCCCAGCAGCGGCAGCCGCGGGAGCGCCGTGGCGCCCGATGACGTGCCGGCTGCTGCGTCCCGGTCCCGGTCCCGCGTCACCTTCCGGGCCTCGGCGTCCCTTGCGACGTGGTGGCCGGCGTCGCCGTCCGCCGCGGCCtctgccggcgccggcgggagCGCCGCTCCGAGGAGGGCGTCGGCGTCGTCGGCACCGCCGCGGAACGCCGCCGGCGTCCCGAGGACGGCGTCGCCGTCCTTCTCGCATTGGCGCCGGTCGCTGTCGCCCCGGGTCATGCCGCACGGCGGGCGCGCGTCCTTCTCCTTCCCCGCGTCGCCGGCGTCCGCGTCGTCCAGCTGCATGAGCACGCCCAAGATACCGCAGGGCTTCCAGCAGCAGGGCTAGGGTGGCTCGTGGCGCTCGGCCGAtctgcaaaaaaaaaacaaaaacaaaaaaacTTATCATCTATTTACCTTTGAAATCAGACAGGATTTGTCTTGCTATCAGTGCATGAAACAAGTAGGAATTTGCTGTCTTAGTTGGTGTCAGGATCGATCGTGAGtttactttttcttcttttcataTGAAACTCGACCAGTCCATCGTGGGTTCGTGAGTTTTTTGTTTAAGATACCATCATGGGTAGTATTACCTTATTTCCACATATTTTTTTGTTTGACCCGGATCCAGTAGATGCGCGCACGCAGAATGGCCCAATCTATCGACGTGATCTAACATGGCCGCCTGCTCTTCAGTTCCAGTATAAATCTACGAAGATAAGCTGCGCGCACGCACGAACT from Panicum hallii strain FIL2 chromosome 3, PHallii_v3.1, whole genome shotgun sequence encodes:
- the LOC112885265 gene encoding wiskott-Aldrich syndrome protein homolog 1-like; this encodes MASAKENVPLAPQPQPRQTSNARPPPPQRPKVANGATEPAAGGGVLKCTCFRLPSRSKKQPSPPPPAVKPSSGSRGSAVAPDDVPAAASRSRSRVTFRASASLATWWPASPSAAASAGAGGSAAPRRASASSAPPRNAAGVPRTASPSFSHWRRSLSPRVMPHGGRASFSFPASPASASSSCMSTPKIPQGFQQQG